One Archangium violaceum genomic window, TCGGTACGCGCCAGGTCGTGGAGGATGAAGGCCAGCGTGGAGTCTCCCCTCGCCTCCCGCGCCGCCGGAGCCTCGGCGTTCTCGCGGTCCGCGGCCGCTCTCGCGGTGGCGTTGGAGGCGTTGGCGGAGAGGAAGTACGTCTCGATACCTTGGACACGCGCGCGCGTGCGCCTGGTGGGCATCGCGTTGCAGTGGATGGACAGGAAGAGGTCCGGCCGCTGCTTGTTGGCGAACTCCACCCGCTCGGGCAGCGGCATCGACTGATCCTCGTCCCGCGTCATCAGCACCTGCGCCCCGAGTTGCTTCTCCAGGTGCGCCCGCACCCGGTGGGCGATCTGGAGCGAGACTTCCTTCTCGAGGAGACCGGTGGGGCTCGTCGCGCCCTCCTGGGCGCCGCCGTGGCCCGGGTCCACCACGATGCGTGCGGGGCGCTCGGCCGCGAGCGCGGACGCGGGCAGACAGAGGAGGACGAGCACACGGGCCAGTGTGAGGAATCGGAGCGTCATGCCGGCGCGGATCGTACGAGGGCAAACGGAGGTGCGCCAGCAGCCGAGCAACCGGACCGGGGACTCCCGTCTAACCAACGACTTCGATGCCGGGCCGACCCTCGCCCACCTCACCGATGAGGGCCACATCCACCCCGGCCCGCTCCAACGCCCGGTACGCCTTCGCCGCGTCACGCGCCGGCACCGAGGCCAGGAGGCCCCCGTTCGTCTGCGCGTCGGCGAGCACCCACTGGATGTCCTCGGGCAGCCCCTTGGGGAAGCGCACCTTCTTCGCCACGTGGGCCAGATTCGACTTCGTCCCGCCCGGCACCACCCCCTGCTGCGCCAGCGCCGGCACCTCCGAGATGATGGGGATGCGCTCCAGGTCCAGGAAGGCCTTCGCCTTGGCCCCCGTCATCATCTCCAGCAGGTGCCCCAGCAAGCCGTAGCCCGTCACGTCCGTGAGGGCGTTCACCTTGAACTTCCCCGAGGCGAACACCTCTCCCGCCTTCTTGTTCAGCGTCGACATGAGCGCCACCACGCGCTCCGTCAGTTCCTCGGAGGCCACGCCCCGCTTGATGGCCGTGGTGGCGATGCCCGAGCCCAGCGGCTTCGTCAGCATCAGCACATCCCCCGGCTTCGCCCCGGCGTTCGTCAGCACCTTCTTCGGGTGCACCTGTCCCGTCACCGCCAGGCCGTACTTCGGCTCGGGGTCCTGCACCGAGTGCCCACCCAGGATGGGGATGCCCGCCTCGTCCGCCTTCGCCTGGCCTCCCGCGAGAATCTTCGTCAGCTCCTCCAGGGGGCGATCCTTCGGGAAGCCCACCAGGTTGAGCGCGAACAGGGGCCTGGCCCCCATGGCGTAGATGTCCGACAGCGCGTTCGCCGCCGCGATGGCCCCGAACTGGTACGGGTCGTCCACCACCGGCGGGAAGAAGTCCACCGTGCTCACCAGCGCCATCCCCGGCGCCACACGATACACGGCCGCATCATCGTTGGTGTTGAAGCCCACCAGCGCCCTCGTGTCCTTCGCAGTCTTCAGTTGGCGCAGGACCTGCGCCA contains:
- a CDS encoding N-acetylmuramoyl-L-alanine amidase family protein, whose protein sequence is MTLRFLTLARVLVLLCLPASALAAERPARIVVDPGHGGAQEGATSPTGLLEKEVSLQIAHRVRAHLEKQLGAQVLMTRDEDQSMPLPERVEFANKQRPDLFLSIHCNAMPTRRTRARVQGIETYFLSANASNATARAAADRENAEAPAAREARGDSTLAFILHDLARTEAHQDSSRLAYAIHQKLIAATGGSDRGVLQAPFYVLNGVEAPAVLIEVGYISHPEEGARLGRAEHQEKLAIAITEGVRAFLAEVRKRDAPKPARVAAPATP
- the selD gene encoding selenide, water dikinase SelD, with product MSEDQKPRRLTELSHCAGUAAKIRAADLAQVLRQLKTAKDTRALVGFNTNDDAAVYRVAPGMALVSTVDFFPPVVDDPYQFGAIAAANALSDIYAMGARPLFALNLVGFPKDRPLEELTKILAGGQAKADEAGIPILGGHSVQDPEPKYGLAVTGQVHPKKVLTNAGAKPGDVLMLTKPLGSGIATTAIKRGVASEELTERVVALMSTLNKKAGEVFASGKFKVNALTDVTGYGLLGHLLEMMTGAKAKAFLDLERIPIISEVPALAQQGVVPGGTKSNLAHVAKKVRFPKGLPEDIQWVLADAQTNGGLLASVPARDAAKAYRALERAGVDVALIGEVGEGRPGIEVVG